A portion of the bacterium genome contains these proteins:
- a CDS encoding ATP-binding protein, with product MRAVFENLIDDFYDRPLPTLVHRERAITVLPGKASVVLGMRRSGKTCLCYQYMTELMAAGTPKDRLLYLNFEDDRLLPMKIEDMDGILAAYFRRYPENKEHSCTFFFDEIQAVPGWEHFVRRLLDTENITVVVTGSSSRMLSREIATCLRGRSYATEVFPYSFREFLSCHHGEDVELNSPRWGASRRARVQHAAEQYLKLGGFPEVQYFADEQRRQVVRNYVDVVLLRDVLERYGETNVTALRALIHQCLAAPANRFSVTKFYNSLKSQGIACSKNTLYDNLAQLEDAYLLGRVPVYSRSAAVRRVNPAKIYASDVALPSAFRQPGVEDSGYLLENMVWSHLRARGLDLSYYLSAAGLETDFVCRKDDQDEAQLIQVCWSLRDEQTLAREVSSLKSAMNELKVTKGLIVTWMEEANPCAEITAIPFWKWAVEC from the coding sequence ATGAGGGCTGTGTTCGAAAATCTTATTGATGACTTTTATGACCGACCGTTGCCCACATTAGTGCATCGTGAGAGGGCTATTACAGTTCTGCCGGGCAAGGCATCGGTGGTATTGGGAATGAGGCGGAGCGGCAAGACCTGTCTGTGTTATCAGTATATGACTGAACTAATGGCAGCTGGTACCCCAAAGGATCGGCTGCTTTATCTGAATTTCGAGGATGATCGGCTGCTGCCGATGAAAATTGAGGATATGGATGGAATCCTTGCGGCCTATTTCAGGCGTTATCCTGAAAACAAGGAGCATTCTTGCACGTTCTTTTTTGATGAAATTCAGGCAGTACCGGGATGGGAGCATTTTGTGCGTCGTCTTCTGGACACCGAAAACATCACGGTGGTTGTTACAGGCTCCTCATCGCGTATGCTCAGCCGTGAAATTGCGACATGCCTGCGGGGTCGTTCTTATGCTACGGAGGTTTTCCCCTATTCGTTCAGGGAATTTCTCAGCTGTCATCATGGGGAGGATGTAGAGTTGAATAGTCCACGCTGGGGTGCGTCGCGACGCGCCCGGGTGCAGCATGCGGCTGAGCAGTATCTTAAACTCGGTGGCTTTCCCGAGGTCCAATATTTTGCGGATGAGCAACGCCGGCAAGTGGTACGCAATTATGTGGACGTGGTGTTGCTGAGGGATGTACTTGAGCGGTATGGCGAGACCAATGTGACTGCGCTCCGGGCATTGATTCATCAATGTTTAGCCGCGCCAGCCAACCGTTTCAGTGTCACCAAGTTTTATAACAGTTTAAAAAGTCAGGGTATTGCGTGCTCCAAGAATACCTTGTATGACAATCTGGCCCAACTTGAGGATGCTTATTTGCTGGGGCGAGTGCCGGTATACAGTCGGTCGGCTGCTGTTCGACGTGTCAACCCGGCCAAGATCTATGCAAGTGATGTGGCCCTCCCCTCAGCGTTTAGGCAGCCTGGGGTTGAAGACAGCGGCTATCTTCTTGAGAATATGGTGTGGAGCCATTTGCGGGCGCGGGGGTTGGATTTATCCTATTATCTCTCGGCTGCGGGATTGGAGACTGATTTTGTTTGCCGAAAAGACGATCAGGATGAGGCGCAGTTGATTCAGGTCTGTTGGTCATTACGGGATGAACAGACTCTGGCGCGTGAGGTAAGTTCGCTGAAATCAGCCATGAACGAACTTAAGGTGACTAAAGGCTTGATTGTAACTTGGATGGAGGAGGCAAACCCTTGCGCCGAGATCACGGCGATACCCTTTTGGAAATGGGCGGTGGAGTGTTAG